A window of Flammeovirga kamogawensis genomic DNA:
TCTTTTTCGCCGTATGCATACACTACATTGCTTAAGTCTTTATTTTTTAGAAGAGTAGTATATCTATTTCTACCAAAACCAGCTTGTAATCTCATTTTAGCATAAACTTCTTCTTTTTCAGTTTTTGTTACATCAGAAGTAAAATGACGTTCAGTAAGTGTTACACCATCTCTAAAATAGTAACCTCTTCTTTCGTTAAATTCTTGCCAAAGTTTGTTAGGAAAATCCAGACGACCAGCCATTATTAAATACTTCTTTGCTATGTTTTTATGTTTTGCAATTAAGGCAGGAATTAAAATCGCTCCAAAAGAATGTCCTACTATATAAACTTCTTTTCCCTCATCCTGAAAATGTTCTGCAACTCTCTGAAGAATTTCGACAGAAACATCATTTTCTTTGATTGCCTGTTCTACAGTTAAATTTAATTTAGCATCAATAACAGCAGGATTTAATGAGTTTGATTGATGTACATAAACTTCATGATACATTGATAATTCTAGATCATCAAAATAAGAAGTATCAAGGTCTTGATCAGGACCACCATTAGAATAAAGAATTACTTTATTTGAAGATAAATTACCTTTTTCTTTATACAATTTAGTGATATCAGAAGGTATCTGAGTGGTCTCATGACTTAC
This region includes:
- a CDS encoding alpha/beta hydrolase family protein — protein: MKIRHLSLISLLSLLLFISSCKKDEEISVSHETTQIPSDITKLYKEKGNLSSNKVILYSNGGPDQDLDTSYFDDLELSMYHEVYVHQSNSLNPAVIDAKLNLTVEQAIKENDVSVEILQRVAEHFQDEGKEVYIVGHSFGAILIPALIAKHKNIAKKYLIMAGRLDFPNKLWQEFNERRGYYFRDGVTLTERHFTSDVTKTEKEEVYAKMRLQAGFGRNRYTTLLKNKDLSNVVYAYGEKDEPVGRLTNEEINFLTGKGATVYGIPNGGHGSMIEPPYKQRLTDALLK